The following proteins are co-located in the Acinetobacter sp. NCu2D-2 genome:
- the rpe gene encoding ribulose-phosphate 3-epimerase, protein MSKPFLIAPSILSADFARLGEDVEKVLEAGADVVHFDVMDNHYVPNLTFGAGVCKALKKYGIKAPIDVHLMVKPVDRMIGDFLEAGADIITFHPEASDHIDRSLQLIKSGGAQAGLVFNPATPLHYLDYVLDKVDQVLLMSVNPGFGGQKFIPMTLEKLREARKIIDASGRDIRLEVDGGVGPANIREIAEAGADMFVSGSAIFGKPDYKAVIDEMRSELAKVGQVTL, encoded by the coding sequence ATGTCCAAGCCATTTTTAATTGCGCCTTCAATTTTATCTGCTGATTTTGCTCGTCTTGGTGAAGATGTAGAAAAAGTATTAGAAGCAGGTGCTGATGTTGTGCATTTTGATGTGATGGATAATCACTATGTACCTAATTTAACTTTTGGTGCAGGTGTATGTAAGGCATTAAAAAAATACGGTATCAAAGCACCGATTGATGTACATCTGATGGTTAAACCAGTTGACCGTATGATTGGTGATTTCCTTGAAGCTGGCGCAGATATTATTACTTTCCATCCTGAAGCGTCTGATCATATTGATCGTTCTTTACAGTTAATTAAATCTGGTGGTGCGCAGGCAGGTTTGGTCTTTAACCCAGCAACACCCCTACATTATTTAGATTATGTGTTAGATAAAGTAGACCAAGTATTGCTTATGAGTGTAAACCCAGGATTTGGCGGTCAAAAATTCATTCCAATGACTTTAGAGAAACTTCGTGAAGCTCGTAAAATTATTGATGCTTCAGGTCGTGACATTCGTTTAGAAGTGGATGGTGGGGTAGGTCCTGCAAATATTCGTGAAATTGCTGAAGCAGGTGCGGACATGTTTGTATCTGGTTCTGCGATTTTTGGTAAGCCAGATTATAAAGCTGTGATTGACGAAATGCGTTCTGAACTTGCCAAAGTTGGGCAAGTGACACTTTAA
- the sugE gene encoding quaternary ammonium compound efflux SMR transporter SugE: MAWITLILAGVFEIVWAYSMKMSEGFSKITPSMITIVFMILSFGLLAYAMRSLPLGTAYTIWTGIGAVGSFLVGIFVLGEPATAMRMLAAVLIISGLVLMKLSSS, from the coding sequence ATGGCCTGGATCACATTAATTCTTGCAGGTGTTTTTGAAATTGTATGGGCATATTCTATGAAAATGTCCGAGGGATTTTCAAAAATCACCCCTTCCATGATTACTATTGTTTTTATGATTTTAAGTTTTGGTTTACTTGCGTACGCCATGCGCAGTTTGCCACTTGGGACGGCTTATACCATTTGGACGGGTATTGGTGCGGTCGGTTCATTTTTAGTGGGAATATTTGTACTTGGTGAGCCAGCCACTGCCATGCGTATGCTTGCAGCCGTACTAATTATTTCAGGTCTAGTGTTGATGAAACTTTCATCGTCATAA
- a CDS encoding methylated-DNA--[protein]-cysteine S-methyltransferase: MTLDYITIDSPVGQLQLVADQQALIAVLWECEKLNRVRLGQLAENKNNIILQNTALQLQEYFNGQRQIFDIPLKFMGTPFQKLVWTALLDIPYGETRTYKDIAIKIGNINAVRAVGAANGRNPISIIAPCHRVIGQNGKLVGFAGGLSNKEILLKIEQNH, translated from the coding sequence ATGACTTTAGACTATATAACGATCGATTCACCTGTGGGTCAGCTTCAACTCGTTGCTGATCAACAGGCACTCATTGCAGTATTATGGGAGTGTGAAAAATTAAACCGTGTACGATTAGGTCAACTTGCTGAAAATAAAAATAATATTATTCTTCAAAATACAGCATTACAGCTACAAGAATATTTTAACGGTCAGCGTCAAATATTCGATATCCCACTAAAATTTATGGGAACTCCGTTTCAAAAACTTGTTTGGACAGCGTTATTGGATATCCCTTATGGTGAAACAAGAACTTATAAAGATATCGCGATTAAAATTGGAAATATAAATGCGGTTCGAGCTGTAGGTGCAGCCAATGGACGTAATCCGATTTCCATCATTGCACCATGTCATCGCGTGATTGGTCAAAATGGAAAGCTTGTCGGTTTTGCAGGTGGTCTAAGTAATAAAGAAATACTATTAAAAATTGAACAAAATCATTAA
- a CDS encoding nuclease-related domain-containing protein — translation MIFIAVLLGIFKAFLPTIKGKLGELAVHAHVKLYLKDPHYILLNDLTLPDAQGTTTQIDHILLSPYGIFVIETKNYKGWIFGGERQKMWTQKIYKQSYKFQNPIHQNYRHIKVLESVLSDIVNPEFMHSVVVFMPEAEFKTNMPSNVFRGASWTDYVKGFKDIVISDTKLKRIQIRLQKEILEKSWKTNRDHVAQLRERYK, via the coding sequence ATGATTTTCATTGCAGTTTTATTGGGGATATTTAAAGCTTTTCTTCCCACAATCAAAGGTAAACTTGGGGAGTTAGCTGTCCATGCACACGTGAAACTCTATCTTAAAGATCCGCACTATATTTTATTAAATGACCTCACATTGCCAGATGCTCAAGGCACAACCACGCAAATTGACCATATCTTATTAAGTCCATACGGTATTTTTGTGATTGAAACGAAGAATTATAAAGGTTGGATTTTTGGTGGTGAACGTCAAAAAATGTGGACACAAAAAATTTATAAGCAAAGTTATAAGTTTCAGAATCCCATCCATCAAAACTATAGACATATAAAAGTTTTAGAGTCAGTTCTAAGTGATATTGTAAACCCTGAATTCATGCATTCGGTGGTTGTTTTTATGCCTGAGGCAGAATTTAAAACAAACATGCCGTCTAATGTTTTTAGAGGAGCTTCTTGGACTGATTACGTCAAAGGTTTTAAAGATATTGTCATTTCTGATACAAAACTAAAGCGAATTCAAATCCGACTACAAAAAGAAATTTTAGAAAAATCATGGAAAACTAACCGTGATCATGTCGCACAGTTGAGAGAAAGATATAAATAA
- a CDS encoding tRNA dihydrouridine synthase produces the protein MKLVLAPMEGLTDPIMRDVLTSVGSFDWCVTEFIRVTDSILPDHVYHSYCPELLNDGKTASGTPVHVQFLGNNPDMLAANAVKVAEMGAPTIDMNFGCPAKTVNRHRGGSVLLDEPEVVYQLIKAVRDAVPSHIPVSAKMRLGYMDRDFMMENAHAIEDAGAAWVTVHARTKADGYTPPAFWDQLAPIRETLKINVIANGEIWNNADAKQCQIESGCQDLMIGRGAVTTPDITQCIRANTDQALLTWNDLLGLQIRFLNGSYKKEMNMVGRYKQWLGMMSKHYPEAKMLWDEVKRVKPLDEIIEKLQSSKH, from the coding sequence TTGAAACTTGTTCTTGCACCGATGGAAGGCTTAACCGATCCCATTATGCGTGATGTACTTACGTCTGTTGGAAGCTTTGACTGGTGTGTGACTGAGTTTATCCGTGTCACCGATTCAATCCTGCCCGACCATGTCTATCATAGTTATTGTCCTGAACTGTTAAACGATGGAAAAACTGCATCAGGAACGCCTGTGCATGTGCAGTTTTTAGGTAACAATCCTGACATGCTTGCTGCCAATGCGGTAAAAGTAGCTGAAATGGGTGCACCTACAATTGATATGAATTTTGGTTGTCCTGCCAAAACTGTCAATCGACATCGCGGTGGTTCGGTTTTATTAGATGAACCTGAAGTGGTTTACCAGTTAATTAAAGCCGTGCGTGATGCTGTTCCAAGTCACATTCCTGTCTCGGCAAAAATGCGTCTAGGCTATATGGATCGTGACTTCATGATGGAAAATGCGCATGCCATTGAAGATGCAGGTGCTGCATGGGTCACTGTTCATGCACGTACCAAAGCAGATGGCTACACTCCCCCTGCATTTTGGGATCAACTTGCCCCGATTCGTGAAACATTAAAAATCAACGTAATTGCCAATGGTGAAATTTGGAATAATGCTGATGCAAAACAATGCCAAATTGAATCGGGCTGCCAAGATCTCATGATCGGGCGTGGTGCAGTGACTACACCAGATATCACGCAATGTATTCGCGCGAATACCGACCAAGCTTTACTGACTTGGAATGATTTACTCGGTCTGCAAATTCGTTTCTTAAATGGTTCGTATAAAAAAGAAATGAATATGGTTGGGCGTTATAAACAATGGTTAGGCATGATGTCTAAACATTACCCAGAAGCCAAAATGCTCTGGGATGAAGTCAAACGCGTAAAACCATTAGATGAGATTATTGAAAAACTTCAATCTTCAAAACACTAA